In Theileria equi strain WA chromosome 3, complete sequence, the genomic window CTCCCTAGGTTTTTGGTTAAATCTACGGTTTGTGTCCTTCTTTTAAGATTTTCGCGGACGGCTGGAACGTGTACTACGGACCTTCTGGGATCAGGAAGAAGGGTGGAGATTGCTTGCTCTACTTCATCTCCAGTTCGTCCAGTCTTCCCAGCGGCCTTTTCCGAGTAGTATGAGCGATCCCAGACTTTCCTTCCCAAGTCGTCCACCTTGGAAGCAGGTGCTGCCTCTGCAGCATCGGACTCCTTCGCCATGGTCTTTGTTCAAAGCTTGGCGTATTAATGTACAGAACCGGATTAAACTTCCAGTATGAATTTAGGATGTGATACCGAGtatatttgaaaaatttatGTTATACTCTCCTCTATAGAGTACACTGCGATAGGACGCCTAGGGAGGGAATCGGCTCGACGTGTGGACGGTAGACCAAATCGAGCTACATGGCACGATATCACAAAACTATTGTGCCTTATATGGGATATCAGAGCAATTTGTCTAAAAATAGCTCCTGCTTATCCTTCTATTTCCACCGGCCTGGCCAAGCCCCACTCGGATTAGCCAAGGCGAACACATCCAAGTCATTCAGCATTGGACAATAATTGCCAATGCCTGTTACTaaatttgtttatttgGCATATTGAATCCAAGTAGGTACAAATTTACCATTTCTGTCCTTGTTTTGTTATTATCTCCATAAAGTGAGGACCATCTCACCACAAAGACGCCTCTAAATCTGCAAATATAGTTATAGGCTCTATGCATCTTGGCTTACAATTGTAAAACCATACTGCATTGCGACAGTCGTCCGTTAATTACGTTCGGTTCTCCCTCGGTAGTTGGGAGCTCATACAAATGGAATATTGACACAACTCTGCAATTTACCGATTGTACAAAATGGGTAGCGACGCTCTAGGAAAGATCTTTCCTGGGTACAAGGATAAAATATGGAGCAAATTGCCAACAAAGGTAAGTCTATTCTTCACTTTATAACTTTTCAGTGGAAGAAATCGTTTATCCACCGTTGGAATAGGAATCTGGTATCATCGGTTTACAACTCAAGTGTATTAACAAATTCACGCATCAAGAGCTTCAACAAATACGTTTTGGAGCCATTACGTCCAAGCTATTCATATAGATCGCCAGCCATAGATTACAAAAAGCAACGCGCTCGTGGAACATTAATTGAGGGTGTTGATTATTACTTGCCTACGGTTCGAGCACAACAACGTCTGGCAAATTTTTTCGAGCCCTATACACATGAGGAAAATACTCAACGGTCAAAATATCGCTACCAGAGCTTAAAGGTTTATGTTTGCGCAGCTCTGGGAGTTACATTTGTACATGGCTGGTTACAGAAGCGCCCAATCGCCTGGTGTTCGGATTTGGATCCTCCAAAGGCCCCTTCTTATCCTTTCTGGTTTAAACCTGCTTTGCATGGACACGACATTGGTAGCGTACGCAGAGGTTACGAAGTATACCGTCAAGTTTGCGCAACTTGCCACTCTATGAAATACACAAAATTCCGCCATATGGTCAATGAAGTATATCCAGAGCAGCGTGTCAAGGAAATTGCCGCTGAATATGATGTTGTTGATGGTCCAAACGACCAAGGAGAAATGTACACTAGACCTGGTATATTAACGGATGCATTCCCAGATCCCTACCCAAATTCTGAGGCAGCTAGATATGCAAATAATGGTGCGATTCCACCAGATTTGTCTCTGATGGCCGCCGCTAGGAAGACAGGTCCGGATTACCTCTTTGCTCTTCTGACAGGCTACTGCGACCCTCCAGAGGGAATTGAGCTTAGGTCTGGTTTGTATTTTAACAGCTACTTCCCAGGTGGCTCGATTGCCATGCCTCCTCCACTAGAGGATGGAATGGTTGAGTATGAGGATGGAACGCCAGCCACTGTCTCTCAAATGGCAAAGGACGTTGTTAACTTTTTGACATGGGCTGCAGATCCAAAACATGATGAACGTAAGAATATGATGATCAAGGCAATTACGGGTGTTACTTTGTGTGCTTTCGCAATGTCTCTATGGTATCGCTTCTTTTGGGCTTATCTCGCTACCGGAAGGATTGACTTTAGAAAATTCAAGCATGTCAAGTaaattttttccatttatatgTACATTTGATGACTTTATGCTCTTTAATGCCTGCATTTGCTCTTGTTATGTCTTATTTGGGTTATGGTGTGGAGGTGGGTGTCCGGTGTGTGACGTTACTGTGATGCGTGGACACTTTTCTTATCGTCTCCTGGGCCACGAGCTGCATGGAATCCGATTCGCATACGTTCGTCTTCGCGCGTTTAGCGTACACATCGATCCGCTGCTAGGCAGACCCCATGGGGGCGATAAAAAATCTTCGATGGGGATCGACGTTGTTTTCTCCCGTACACAGTTTATAAGTTGTTAACTTACTGACTTCCTACATTCGACAAACTTGTGCGCAAAATGGTTGTAAGACTTGGGATTAACGGTTACGGCCGTATTGGTCGTTTGGTCCACCGCGCCTCCTTGGCCCACGAGGGTATTGAGGTTGTTGCTGTAAATGATCCATTCATGAGCGGTGATTACATCAAGTATTTGTTGAAATACGACTCTGTGCATGGCACTCTTCCTCATGAGGTCTCTGTCGAAGGTGATGTTCTCAAGGTTGGAGACAAGTCCGTTGCCTTGTCTTTTGAGAGGGATCCTGCCTCCATTCCCTGGGGAAAGCACAATGTTGATGTTGTAGCTGAGTGCTCTGGTGTATTCACTAGCACCGAGAAGGCTAAGCTTCACTTGGATGGCGGCGCCAAGTTGGTTATCATCTCTGCACCAACCAGCGACGGTACTCCCATGTTCGTCTTTGGTGTTAACCATACTTCATACGACAAGAGCGTTCGCGTTATGTCCAACGCTAGCTGTACCACAAACTGCTTGGCTCCATTGGCAAAGGTTGTTAATGACAAGTTTGGAATTGTTGAAGGTTTGATGACCACCGTTCACGCTATGACCGCCAACCAATTGACCGTTGATGGTGCTTCCCGTGGCGGCAAGGATTGGCGTGCTGGTAGGTGTGCTGGTGAGAATATTATCCCCGCTAGCACTGGTGCTGCCAAGGCTGTCGGAAAGGTCATTCCAGAGTTGAATGGAAAGTTGACCGGTATGGCTTTCAGGGTACCTGTCGCTGATGTTAGTGTCGTTGACTTGACTTGTAGATTGGCAAAGCCTGCATCTTATGAAGAGATTGTAAAGACCGTAAAGGATGCTGCCCATGGCGAACTCAAGGGCATTTTGTCATACACTGAGGATGAGGTTGTATCATCTGACTTTGTAGACAACAAGCACTCTAGCATTTTTGATGTAAAGGCTGGAATATCCCTCAATGAGAATTTCGTGAAGTTGGTCAGCTGGTATGACAACGAATGGGGATATTCGAACAGACTTTTGGATCTCGCTCTCTATGTAAGCGGCAAGCAGTAGGTTGCCTAggtattttgtatattttatgTTTATGATTGATACATGTATGAATAGTTTAAGTTGTTGGGGGTTTGTTGAGTGTTTTCCATCTTGAGATttttttttcttctttcttgAGGGCGGTGTTCGGGGCAGGTTCCGGTGCATGGGTTGGGGAGATCTCTGGTTCTACCGTCTTTGTTTCGATTGGTTTGATGGATGGTTCCTTTTTCTTGTTAAGGGTCATGAATCTTGAGGGTTTGGATTCGATTGGTGGGTTTTCCAAGTTGATGTCCGTTTCTTGAACTGGTGGCAAGTTTTTAACTTTTACCCCTTTTTTTGTAATGTGGACTAATGGAACGAAGAGTTGCGATAAACATGCTTTATTGATATGTATCCCTCCTAAGGGTTGTGCTATATCTGCCCAGAATAGTTTGATTTTATCGAATAATTGAACTGCGGACATGATTAATTCTTTCGATCCTTCAGATAATAGTACTCTAAACCAAATTTGGAATCCACTATCCAAGTATTTTCTTAGAGAACTTGTCTTGGACATGATGACTGCATCTTCAGTAAGGGGTGCCAAATCAACCATGACTGTTTTAGGGACgttttccttttcttcttcgATAGATTTGTAAGGAGATTTATTTTCTGAGGAGTTTGGAGCACGATCCTTATAAAACATAGTATTCAGTGGTATATATCCGCCGCGTGGTTTTTCCATATAATTTCCACTCCTTGGAAACACAGAGATATGAAACCTATTGGGACAGTTTTCTCGATGTCTTGAGTTAGAATCAATTCCCAGGGTTTTGTTACAAAGGTATGCGATATAAGTGGTTTGCGCTATAGATTGTCCGAGACTAAAGATCTGCATTTTGGTTAATTTAAATCTTTCTTGGATAAAAGTATAACGTCTGTAACAACACTTTGAAAATCTCTAGATAAATCACTTATTAAGACATTTCCGCTTGTACATGAAACGAATTTTACGCCTTCCTCAATGTTTGATAATTCATTCAAGAGTGTTTTTGATACTGTAGAAGGTATTGCCCTATTTTCTTCCAACTGTTCGTTCTCAAATATTAATTCTATACCGTCTAGTAGAACAAGGGAAGGTTTATTATATCTTGCATTTGCAAATACGTCTCTAATATATGCTTCACCGCAACCTACAAGATGGCTAACCAGTTCATAATATTCCAGATTAAAAATATGCCCTCTTTTAATATTTGAcaattgaaaattttgttttgcAGTTGATTTTGCGATCTGATTATACCACGCTTTTGAAATTGCTTTTAGTAATGTACTTTTGCCAGATCCTTCTTCGCCACAAATTAGTGTTACCTCTGATAGATTCAAACTAGTGCAGTCTACATTAAAtggaatatttaaattCGAAGCATTGAATATTCCTCCATAAGATGTCTCATCtacatttgatatatctTGAAACAAATCGTTCGTCAAAGCATCGAACTCTCTTTCAATTTGTTTGGAAATCTGACATTTCTCCACAGATAATCTTCGCTTAAACAGACTTTCGTCTAATCCAAGGTCGTTGAATATGGTACTCTTTGTGAATTCATGTAAATCATATGATTCTGTGAAAATATCACCAAAGAAACCTTTTGTGGATGAGTTTCCGTATATGCATATACACACAAGTTCGTGGGAGAACTTCTCGTTCAGCAGAAATATCAGTGAGTAGCGAATCCAGTAGAGTAGCTTATATGTCCAGTTACTTTCACACTTGCTGAGTTTTTCAGTGGTATTTTCAGCAACCCTAATCTGTTTCAGATATTCTTCATACTTACTAGGACCACTGTGTCCTGTATTACTATATTCCTACGCTTATATATGAAGATTTATGAATCAAACCTCTTGTAGAGTGGTTGACGTGGCCCACAAATCAAAATAATGAAACACGACTACGCTTCTTTTGCAATCCTTAGCCCTTTCCGAGTGCTTCTATGTAGACTATGCATAACAGAACTCGTGCTAATACTAACCGAGAGTATGTTATAAACGAAACTCGCAGGATTACCTAAATTACTGAGATATGGCAAAGAGCCAACATACCTGAGCTGGAAACACTTCTAAACGACTTTAACCTAACTACAGTATTACAAATTCTACATTCATTTAATATATCGCAGAAAATATCAAAGGAATTCCCTGAAATGCAAATGAATTACGACAGCTACGACTCTTCGTACCTGCAGGAATGGCAAGATCCACCAAGTAGCCCATCAAACGCTATTGAGACCATTTATTCCCATTAAGAGTACTGGTTATAATTTAATTGGGATATGGATGACTAGCGTGGTCCCATGGAATCCACACATACCATCACAATATAAAGACCTTCGCTTTTTTGTtaataaacaaaaatgtaTCCTAAATGAGACCATATTTATCTTAAAGTCTCAGAGTTACGGAAAATGAGTTCGTCTTTGGCCGCTCCATGGGTAGAGAAGTATAGACCCGAGACGTTTGAGGATATTATATCCCATGAGGATATCATGTCTACGTTGATGATATTCGCGGAAAAGGGTCAACTTCCTCACCTGTTATTTCACGGTCCTCCAGGtattttgatgatattcTGTGCAGCTGATGTGTAGGTACCGGAAAAACATCGACCATAATGGCTATTTCCCG contains:
- a CDS encoding cytochrome C1 precursor, putative (encoded by transcript BEWA_005940A), with the translated sequence MGSDALGKIFPGYKDKIWSKLPTKWKKSFIHRWNRNLVSSVYNSSVLTNSRIKSFNKYVLEPLRPSYSYRSPAIDYKKQRARGTLIEGVDYYLPTVRAQQRLANFFEPYTHEENTQRSKYRYQSLKVYVCAALGVTFVHGWLQKRPIAWCSDLDPPKAPSYPFWFKPALHGHDIGSVRRGYEVYRQVCATCHSMKYTKFRHMVNEVYPEQRVKEIAAEYDVVDGPNDQGEMYTRPGILTDAFPDPYPNSEAARYANNGAIPPDLSLMAAARKTGPDYLFALLTGYCDPPEGIELRSGLYFNSYFPGGSIAMPPPLEDGMVEYEDGTPATVSQMAKDVVNFLTWAADPKHDERKNMMIKAITGVTLCAFAMSLWYRFFWAYLATGRIDFRKFKHVK
- a CDS encoding glyceraldehyde 3-phosphate dehydrogenase, putative (encoded by transcript BEWA_005950A) codes for the protein MVVRLGINGYGRIGRLVHRASLAHEGIEVVAVNDPFMSGDYIKYLLKYDSVHGTLPHEVSVEGDVLKVGDKSVALSFERDPASIPWGKHNVDVVAECSGVFTSTEKAKLHLDGGAKLVIISAPTSDGTPMFVFGVNHTSYDKSVRVMSNASCTTNCLAPLAKVVNDKFGIVEGLMTTVHAMTANQLTVDGASRGGKDWRAGRCAGENIIPASTGAAKAVGKVIPELNGKLTGMAFRVPVADVSVVDLTCRLAKPASYEEIVKTVKDAAHGELKGILSYTEDEVVSSDFVDNKHSSIFDVKAGISLNENFVKLVSWYDNEWGYSNRLLDLALYVSGKQ
- a CDS encoding hypothetical protein (encoded by transcript BEWA_005960A) translates to MEKPRGGYIPLNTMFYKDRAPNSSENKSPYKSIEEEKENVPKTVMVDLAPLTEDAVIMSKTSSLRKYLDSGFQIWFRVLLSEGSKELIMSAVQLFDKIKLFWADIAQPLGGIHINKACLSQLFVPLVHITKKGVKVKNLPPVQETDINLENPPIESKPSRFMTLNKKKEPSIKPIETKTVEPEISPTHAPEPAPNTALKKEEKKISRWKTLNKPPTT
- a CDS encoding hypothetical protein (encoded by transcript BEWA_005970A) translates to MGYLVDLAIPAGNSFDIFCDILNECRICNTVVRLKSFRSVSSSGNPASFVYNILSKHSERAKDCKRSVVVFHYFDLWATSTTLQEEYSNTGHSGPSKYEEYLKQIRVAENTTEKLSKCESNWTYKLLYWIRYSLIFLLNEKFSHELVCICIYGNSSTKGFFGDIFTESYDLHEFTKSTIFNDLGLDESLFKRRLSVEKCQISKQIEREFDALTNDLFQDISNVDETSYGGIFNASNLNIPFNVDCTSLNLSEVTLICGEEGSGKSTLLKAISKAWYNQIAKSTAKQNFQLSNIKRGHIFNLEYYELVSHLVGCGEAYIRDVFANARYNKPSLVLLDGIELIFENEQLEENRAIPSTVSKTLLNELSNIEEGVKFVSCTSGNVLISDLSRDFQSVVTDVILLSKKDLN